In Candidatus Cloacimonadota bacterium, one genomic interval encodes:
- a CDS encoding flavin reductase family protein produces the protein MIRTEIQQVIEYVKNPVKIALAVVRDPNGKDNAITLEWYMRTSITPPMFAISVGLTRFSHYCLQNFRYFNLCFPSPEQIEAVKICGSKSGSDIDKFALCNFDIFPGKLAKLPVIRNAAANFECEMISQLRSGDHTIFTGEIKYAWYDNTKRVITYQDF, from the coding sequence ATGATCAGAACTGAAATACAACAAGTCATAGAATACGTTAAGAATCCCGTAAAAATCGCCTTAGCTGTGGTTAGGGATCCTAATGGGAAAGATAATGCCATTACACTCGAATGGTATATGCGAACGTCTATCACTCCACCTATGTTTGCTATCTCTGTTGGGTTAACCCGTTTTTCTCATTACTGCTTACAGAATTTTCGTTATTTTAACCTCTGTTTTCCCTCACCGGAGCAGATTGAAGCAGTAAAAATCTGTGGTTCAAAATCAGGAAGCGATATAGATAAATTTGCTCTCTGTAATTTTGATATATTCCCCGGCAAATTGGCTAAATTGCCTGTTATTCGTAATGCTGCAGCTAATTTCGAATGTGAGATGATCTCTCAATTAAGGAGTGGAGACCATACAATTTTTACCGGTGAAATAAAATATGCTTGGTATGATAATACCAAAAGAGTCATTACTTATCAGGACTTCTAA
- a CDS encoding DUF362 domain-containing protein produces MKVYIEQIEDYSPEQLYQYFSNVFQEERLGEILASKNSVLLKPNLLGTHTPEVAVTTHPVVIESLVRVLKVNGISNIFLGDSPGGTFRTENVWQITGMKEVATKLDIKLINFGTEGIEKITTGDFELMIDKQVLQFPAIINIAKYKTHSLTMFTGAVKNLFGSVPGLIKSDYHRLYPDSEKFAELLVAIYQVLKEQVVLNVIDGIWGMEGEGPSAGIPRNFGVMLASRSASALDFTAAKMMSFRSERIPTVRMSMEADNLSPEDIVLDEKWQEFQFPKVRLGRVSLYSSFMKKVPESIQKLFNRLYNYYPAFNKNCRLCRICVDSCPVKAITLEKEDLTPEIDYQTCIKCMCCHEFCPHNAVYIKKTLLAKILLK; encoded by the coding sequence ATGAAAGTTTATATTGAACAAATTGAAGATTACTCTCCGGAGCAGCTATATCAATACTTCTCTAACGTTTTTCAAGAAGAAAGACTGGGGGAGATATTAGCTTCGAAAAACTCTGTACTCCTCAAACCTAATCTGCTCGGTACTCATACTCCCGAAGTAGCAGTCACAACTCATCCAGTTGTCATTGAGAGTTTGGTACGTGTTCTAAAAGTTAATGGCATTAGCAATATCTTCCTGGGTGATAGTCCCGGAGGAACTTTTCGAACCGAAAATGTCTGGCAGATAACAGGAATGAAAGAAGTAGCCACCAAATTAGATATCAAATTAATCAATTTTGGTACAGAAGGTATAGAAAAGATCACAACCGGTGATTTCGAACTCATGATAGACAAACAGGTTCTTCAATTTCCGGCTATAATCAATATTGCCAAATATAAGACACACAGTTTAACTATGTTTACCGGTGCCGTTAAGAATCTCTTTGGTTCGGTTCCCGGTCTGATTAAATCGGATTATCACCGACTTTATCCCGATTCGGAAAAGTTTGCTGAGCTACTTGTTGCCATTTATCAAGTTCTAAAGGAGCAAGTTGTACTTAATGTAATTGATGGGATTTGGGGTATGGAAGGTGAAGGACCTTCGGCAGGAATTCCCCGTAATTTCGGAGTTATGTTGGCTTCTCGATCTGCATCTGCTCTTGACTTTACTGCGGCAAAAATGATGAGTTTTAGAAGTGAGAGAATCCCGACTGTAAGGATGAGTATGGAAGCCGACAATTTATCCCCTGAAGACATAGTGCTGGATGAAAAATGGCAAGAATTTCAGTTTCCTAAAGTTAGGTTAGGCAGAGTCAGTTTATATAGCTCTTTTATGAAAAAAGTACCAGAATCCATTCAAAAACTCTTTAACCGTTTGTATAATTATTATCCTGCCTTTAACAAAAACTGTCGTCTTTGCCGGATCTGTGTAGATAGTTGTCCGGTAAAAGCTATTACACTTGAAAAGGAAGACCTGACGCCAGAAATAGATTATCAAACATGTATCAAATGTATGTGCTGCCATGAATTCTGCCCGCATAATGCTGTGTATATTAAAAAAACTCTCTTGGCAAAGATATTATTGAAGTAA